A genomic region of Palaemon carinicauda isolate YSFRI2023 chromosome 22, ASM3689809v2, whole genome shotgun sequence contains the following coding sequences:
- the LOC137616028 gene encoding histidine-rich protein PFHRP-II-like, with the protein MHHNAVIHDAQMHHNSAIHDAQMHHNVAIHDAQMHHNAVIHDAQMHHNAAMHDAQMHHKAVIHDAQMHHNAAIHDAQMHHNAVIHDAQMHHNSAIHDAQMHHNVAIHDAQMHHNAVIHDAQMHHNSAIHDAQMHHNVAIHDAQMHHNAVIHDAQMHHNAAMHDAQMHHKAVIHDAQMHHNAAIHDAQMHHNEANHDAQMHHNAANHDAQMHHNEATSTYLCMHERLKVRNPSGIELVTSWGSRRFQLALVDEANPGIRKIRVAPSPKLSQILYECRDWELDLHTFFFFFFFFFSSSVSPSPLYVFGAIKRAISSSPGASSGVLERFKGESDGW; encoded by the exons ATGCATCATAATGCAGTAATTCATGATGCACAAATGCATCATAATTCAGCAATTCATGATGCACAAATGCATCATAATGTTGCAATTCATGATGCACAAATGCATCATAATGCAGTAATTCATGATGCACAAATGCATCATAATGCAGCAATGCATGATGCACAAATGCATCATAAGGCAGTAATTCATGATGCACAAATGCATCATAATGCAGCAATTCATGATGCCCAAATGCATCATAATGCAGTAATTCATGATGCACAAATGCATCATAATTCAGCAATTCATGATGCACAAATGCATCATAATGTAGCAATTCATGATGCCCAAATGCATCATAATGCAGTAATTCATGATGCACAAATGCATCATAATTCAGCAATTCATGATGCACAAATGCATCATAATGTAGCAATTCATGATGCACAAATGCATCATAATGCAGTAATTCATGATGCACAAATGCATCATAATGCAGCAATGCATGATGCACAAATGCATCATAAGGCAGTAATTCATGATGCACAAATGCATCATAATGCAGCAATTCATGATGCACAAATGCATCATAATGAAGCAAATCATGATGCACAAATGCATCATAATGCAGCAAATCATGATGCACAAATGCATCATAATGAAGCAACCA gtACGTACCTGTGTATGCACGAGCGTTTGAAGGTGAGAAATCCTTCCGGGATAGAGCTAGTCACGTCCTGGGGCTCACGCAGGTTCCAGTTGGCTCTGGTGGATGAAGCGAATCCAGGAATCCGGAAAATTCGTGTGGCACCCTCTCCCAAACTGAGCCAAATCCTGTACGAGTGCCGAGAT TGGGAATTGGATCTgcataccttcttcttcttcttcttcttcttcttctcctcctctgttTCTCCATCTCCTTTATACGTCTTTGGAGCAATTAAGAGAGCTATATCCTCTTCGCCAGGAGCTAGTAGCGGTGTGTTAGAGCGTTTCAAAGGGGAGAGTGATGGCTGGTAA